Proteins encoded in a region of the Triticum dicoccoides isolate Atlit2015 ecotype Zavitan chromosome 3A, WEW_v2.0, whole genome shotgun sequence genome:
- the LOC119267193 gene encoding pentatricopeptide repeat-containing protein At5g16860-like, with product MLFNLPRVTTPIAVRWFISVANAAGFGRDISPVQFATLLKECRSVNAVHQVHQKLISSGLLSYPASLLEVSFPPLPSQPYLSPRSLGTGVVAAYLACGSKDEALTALEHVVPSPAVWWNLLIREHIKEGHLDHAMAVSCRMLRAGTRPDHFTLPHILKACGELPSYRCGITLHGLICCNGFESNVFVCNALVAMYARCGSLKEASQVFEEIAQRGIDDVISWNSIVAAHVKHNSPWTALDMFSKMAMIVHEKATNDRSDIISIVNILPACASLKALPRTREIHGNTIRNGTFPDVFVGNALVDTYAKCGSMKNAVKVFNMMEIKDVVSWNAIVTGYSQSGNFEAAFEIFKNMRKENISADVVTWTAVIAGYAQRGCGQEALNVFRQMLFSGSEPNSITIISVLSACASLGAYSQGMETHAYSLKNRLLSLDNHFGGTGDEEDLMVHNALIDMYSKCRIFKAARSIFDSIPRKERNVVTWTVMIGGYAQYGDSNDALELFSQMLSKPHAVAPNAFTVSCILMACAHLSALRVGKQIHAYVVRQHQYEASTYFVANCLIDMYSKCGDVDTARYVFDGMSQRNDISWTSMMAGYGMHGRGNEALEIFDKMQMAGFVPDDISFLVVLYACSHSRMIDRGLDYFDSMSRDYGVAACAEHYACVIDLLARSGQIDRAWNMVKDMPMEPTAVVWVALLSACRVHSNVELAEYALNKLVEMNAENDGSYTLISNIYANARRWKDVARIRNLMKNSGIKKRPGCSWVQGKKGTASFFVGDRSHSLSPQIYALLERLIDRIKSMGYVPETNFALHDVDDEEKNNLLAEHSEKLALAYGLLTTSPGCPIRITKNLRVCGDCHSAFTYISKIVDHEIIVRDSSRFHHFKNGVCSCGDYW from the coding sequence ATGCTTTTCAACTTGCCAAGAGTCACAACACCAATTGCTGTACGGTGGTTCATCTCAGTTGCAAATGCAGCAGGCTTTGGTCGAGATATTTCTCCTGTTCAGTTCGCCACCCTGTTAAAGGAATGCAGGTCGGTGAATGCAGTCCATCAAGTTCACCAGAAGCTCATTTCTTCGGGTCTTCTTTCTTATCCAGCATCGTTGTTGGAAGTGTCGTTTCCACCTTTGCCATCTCAGCCGTATTTATCACCAAGATCTTTGGGTACTGGTGTCGTAGCTGCTTATCTTGCGTGTGGTTCCAAAGATGAGGCTCTCACAGCATTGGAGCATGTTGTGCCGTCTCCAGCTGTCTGGTGGAACCTACTCATCCGAGAACACATCAAAGAGGGCCACCTTGACCATGCCATGGCAGTATCTTGCCGGATGCTGCGTGCTGGAACCAGACCGGACCATTTTACTCTGCCGCATATACTAAAGGCCTGTGGAGAGCTACCCTCGTACCGTTGTGGTATCACATTACATGGACTTATATGCTGCAATGGCTTTGAGTCAAACGTCTTTGTATGCAATGCATTGGTGGCAATGTATGCCCGCTGTGGTTCACTGAAGGAAGCCAGCCAGGTGTTCGAGGAAATAGCTCAGAGGGGAATTGATGATGTCATATCATGGAATTCAATTGTTGCAGCCCATGTTAAACACAATAGTCCATGGACCGCGTTGGATATGTTCTCGAAAATGGCAATGATTGTCCACGAGAAGGCTACAAATGATAGGTCTGACATCATTAGCATTGTGAACATTCTTCCTGCATGTGCTTCTCTAAAGGCACTACCTCGAACTAGAGAAATTCATGGAAATACCATTCGGAATGGTACATTTCCAGATGTTTTTGTAGGCAATGCTCTGGTTGATACTTATGCAAAATGTGGTTCAATGAAGAATGCGGTAAAGGTTTTCAATATGATGGAAATCAAAGATGTTGTTTCTTGGAATGCAATCGTGACTGGCTACTCCCAAAGTGGGAACTTTGAGGCAGCCTTTGAGATTTTTAAGAATATGCGCAAGGAAAACATCTCAGCAGATGTAGTGACCTGGACTGCTGTAATTGCCGGGTATGCTCAGAGAGGATGTGGCCAAGAGGCACTCAATGTTTTCCGACAAATGCTCTTTTCTGGTTCAGAGCCAAATTCTATCACAATCATCTctgtgctgtctgcttgtgcttcctTGGGAGCATATTCTCAGGGTATGGAAACTCATGCCTACTCTCTGAAGAATCGTCTTCTATCTTTGGATAACCACTTTGGTGGTACTGGCGATGAGGAGGATCTCATGGTGCACAATGCTTTAATAGATATGTACTCAAAGTGCAGAATCTTCAAAGCTGCACGTTCTATATTTGACTCTATACCCCGAAAGGAACGTAATGTGGTGACTTGGACTGTGATGATAGGTGGGTATGCACAATATGGGGACTCTAATGATGCCCTCGAGCTTTTCTCACAGATGCTCTCGAAACCACACGCAGTTGCCCCGAATGCATTTACGGTTTCCTGCATTCTGATGGCCTGTGCACATCTGTCAGCCCTGCGTGTGGGTAAGCAAATCCATGCTTATGTGGTTCGTCAACATCAATATGAAGCATCTACATACTTTGTGGCAAACTGTCTTATTGACATGTACTCAAAGTGTGGTGATGTCGATACAGCTAGGTATGTATTTGATGGCATGTCACAAAGGAATGATATTTCATGGACATCAATGATGGCAGGATATGGGATGCATGGTCGTGGCAATGAGGCCCTGGAAATATTTGACAAGATGCAAATGGCAGGCTTTGTTCCTGATGATATATCATTCCTGGTTGTTCTATATGCTTGCAGCCATTCTAGAATGATTGATCGAGGCCTGGATTACTTTGACAGCATGAGCAGAGATTACGGTGTGGCTGCCTGTGCAGAGCATTATGCTTGTGTCATTGACTTGCTGGCCCGCTCCGGGCAGATAGATAGGGCATGGAATATGGTCAAAGACATGCCAATGGAGCCTACTGCAGTAGTCTGGGTTGCATTGCTTAGTGCGTGTAGAGTACATTCAAATGTAGAACTTGCTGAATATGCTCTTAACAAGCTAGTTGAGATGAATGCAGAGAATGATGGATCTTACACGCTCATCTCCAACATATATGCTAATGCAAGGCGTTGGAAGGATGTAGCCAGAATCAGAAACCTGATGAAGAACTCCGGGATTAAGAAGAGGCCCGGTTGTAGTTGGGTCCAGGGTAAGAAAGGAACTGCGTCTTTCTTTGTTGGAGATCGATCGCATTCTCTATCCCCTCAGATTTATGCCCTTCTGGAGAGACTGATTGATCGCATCAAATCTATGGGTTATGTCCCTGAGACAAATTTTGCACTCCACGATGTCGATGATGAGGAGAAAAATAACCTGCTTGCTGAGCACAGCGAGAAGCTTGCTCTCGCATATGGCCTCCTCACAACTTCCCCTGGTTGTCCAATAAGGATCACAAAGAACCTACGCGTTTGCGGTGATTGCCACAGTGCTTTCACCTACATCTCAAAGATTGTTGACCATGAGATCATTGTGCGGGACTCCAGTCGCTTTCATCATTTTAAGAATGGTGTGTGCTCTTGTGGTGACTATTGGTGA